One Phycisphaerae bacterium RAS2 DNA window includes the following coding sequences:
- the uvrB_1 gene encoding UvrABC system protein B yields the protein MTDRPFQDRQPSVSANPRIRTPQRETYAALAEFAANPGDEREVGIVLPVGCGKSGCITLAPFAFRSKRTLVVAPGLKIAEQLYKDFDPTKPDMFYIKCGVLQGQPYPEPVEIRGTNTNRSDLDESHVVITNIQQLQGQENRWIANLPRDYFDLILFDEGHHSVAETYEGLKASFPAARIINFSATPLRADGQKMAGRVLYSYPIFRAIQEGYVKRLKALVLNPRTLKYVRRENGQEIEVSLDEVRRLGEQEADFRRSIVTSNETLTTIVDASIRELDRIRAETGDQRHKIIASALNFEHCRQVVECYRARGRRVDYVHSREDGAANDAVMRKLEAHELDVIVQVRKLGEGYDHPYLSVAAVFSIFANLSPFVQFVGRIMRVIKQNSPNDPLNQGTVVFHAGANIASRWEDFQEYSEADKQFFDQLLPMEALDFRDANELAVAPMPRQPNTVEVRAQSGLLLEEIPLLDNEAVQQAINTLKSFGLTGAQVAQAMEHEPVPTTKANERQAARASLDTRIKNEVGRILGQKSLNHQGKDLDTKHLNKTNFVIVKAAIDKQVNAAVGKGTGERHEFNKTELDTINGSFAELVNAAEREVFGG from the coding sequence ATGACTGACCGACCGTTCCAAGACCGGCAACCGAGCGTCAGCGCGAACCCCCGTATCCGTACACCGCAGCGAGAGACGTATGCCGCGCTGGCCGAGTTCGCCGCGAACCCCGGCGATGAGCGCGAGGTCGGGATCGTGCTCCCGGTTGGATGCGGAAAGTCCGGGTGCATCACGCTCGCGCCATTCGCGTTTCGCTCGAAGCGAACGCTCGTTGTCGCGCCGGGACTGAAAATCGCCGAACAGCTCTACAAAGACTTCGACCCGACGAAGCCCGACATGTTCTACATCAAGTGCGGCGTGTTGCAGGGGCAGCCGTACCCCGAGCCCGTCGAGATCAGGGGCACGAACACCAATCGCAGCGACCTGGACGAGTCCCACGTCGTCATCACCAATATCCAGCAGCTACAGGGGCAGGAGAACCGCTGGATCGCCAACCTTCCGAGGGACTACTTCGACCTGATCCTCTTTGACGAGGGGCACCACAGCGTCGCCGAGACCTACGAGGGCCTGAAGGCCAGTTTTCCAGCCGCACGCATCATCAACTTCAGCGCGACTCCGCTCCGAGCCGACGGCCAGAAGATGGCGGGCAGGGTGCTCTATTCCTATCCCATCTTTCGCGCCATCCAAGAGGGCTACGTCAAGCGCCTTAAGGCGCTCGTCCTCAATCCCCGAACGCTCAAGTACGTTCGTCGGGAGAACGGCCAGGAGATCGAAGTCTCCCTTGACGAGGTGCGCCGGCTCGGAGAGCAGGAAGCCGATTTCCGCCGGAGCATCGTGACCTCGAACGAGACGCTTACGACGATCGTCGATGCGTCCATCCGCGAGCTCGACCGCATTCGCGCCGAGACGGGCGATCAGCGGCACAAGATCATCGCGTCGGCCCTCAACTTCGAGCATTGCCGCCAGGTCGTTGAGTGCTACAGGGCACGCGGACGCCGCGTGGATTACGTCCACAGCAGGGAAGACGGCGCGGCCAATGACGCGGTGATGAGAAAACTGGAAGCCCACGAGCTCGACGTGATTGTGCAGGTCCGCAAGCTCGGAGAGGGTTACGACCATCCGTACCTCTCCGTCGCAGCGGTGTTCAGCATCTTTGCGAACCTCTCGCCCTTCGTGCAGTTTGTCGGCCGCATCATGCGGGTCATCAAGCAGAACAGCCCGAACGATCCGCTGAACCAAGGAACGGTCGTCTTTCACGCCGGGGCGAACATCGCCAGCCGGTGGGAGGACTTTCAGGAGTACAGCGAGGCCGACAAGCAGTTCTTCGATCAGCTTCTCCCGATGGAGGCGCTGGACTTCCGCGACGCCAACGAGCTCGCGGTTGCGCCCATGCCGCGACAGCCCAACACCGTGGAAGTTCGCGCCCAAAGCGGCCTGCTCCTGGAGGAGATCCCGCTCCTGGACAACGAAGCGGTCCAGCAGGCGATCAACACCCTCAAATCCTTCGGCTTGACGGGTGCCCAAGTCGCCCAGGCGATGGAGCACGAGCCCGTTCCCACGACGAAAGCGAACGAGCGCCAGGCCGCCCGCGCATCGCTCGACACGCGCATCAAGAACGAGGTCGGCCGCATTCTCGGCCAGAAGAGCTTGAACCACCAGGGCAAGGACCTGGACACGAAGCACCTGAACAAGACCAACTTCGTCATCGTGAAAGCCGCGATCGACAAGCAGGTGAACGCGGCCGTAGGAAAGGGAACCGGCGAACGCCACGAGTTCAACAAGACGGAGCTCGACACGATCAACGGTAGTTTTGCGGAGCTTGTGAATGCCGCCGAGAGGGAGGTCTTCGGTGGCTAG
- a CDS encoding MinD/ParA/CobQ/CobA-like protein: MIIAVANSKGGVGKSTLAVHLAAWLDKQGHRVTLADCDTQQSSSQWIREAAPQVKALCLRDPDDIINELPMLAQETDYVVADGPGSLAETSRALLLVADSAVVPCKASMLEIRALDAATKVLRQAQKIRSGMPKAKIVLSMVGKNYRLTQDMREAAALLKLPITPTFMTLRQIYADAPGQAAVVWNMGSRAREAAIEVDTLFRELVPEAVRQPAKPAAQRRRPSA, from the coding sequence ATGATTATCGCCGTAGCGAACTCCAAGGGCGGGGTCGGCAAATCGACGCTCGCCGTTCACCTGGCCGCTTGGCTCGACAAGCAGGGCCACCGGGTCACGCTCGCCGACTGCGACACGCAGCAGTCGTCGTCGCAGTGGATTCGCGAAGCCGCTCCACAGGTCAAGGCCCTCTGCCTCCGCGATCCGGACGACATCATCAACGAACTGCCGATGCTGGCCCAGGAGACCGATTACGTCGTGGCCGACGGCCCCGGCAGTCTGGCCGAGACGAGCAGGGCGCTCCTGCTGGTGGCCGATTCGGCCGTCGTGCCGTGCAAGGCGTCCATGCTGGAGATTCGCGCCCTCGACGCGGCGACCAAGGTGCTGCGCCAGGCGCAGAAGATCCGCTCCGGGATGCCCAAGGCCAAGATCGTTCTCAGCATGGTCGGAAAGAACTACCGGCTCACGCAGGACATGCGGGAAGCCGCTGCACTGCTCAAGCTGCCGATCACACCCACGTTCATGACGCTCCGCCAGATTTACGCTGATGCGCCGGGGCAGGCGGCCGTCGTGTGGAACATGGGGTCGCGCGCCCGCGAGGCGGCGATCGAAGTTGACACGCTCTTCCGCGAGCTGGTCCCGGAAGCGGTCCGCCAGCCGGCCAAGCCGGCAGCACAGCGCCGCCGGCCATCGGCGTAG
- the spo0C_2 gene encoding Chromosome-partitioning protein Spo0J, whose amino-acid sequence MPAHTVEQVPTSKPVSPGNVRAGFDEEEQVSLAQSIAQNGILVPLLGHYEGDSIVVDDGHRRLDGARRAGLATVPMLIAAKAPTPAERVTLQLLVNTQRQGLKVTEHARALHELIQATGWSAAEVSLRLGRPSPGTISKLLSLLVLPREVHDLIDAGRIPMSSAYQIVTVSDATERERLIQAVLDGRLTRDRLVAETKAVRAGRPVSRANTRPRAARERVVIRLGEGRSVAVSAPALTVESVVACFIDLAEQIKHAGADGRPLAEAVKCISTKTK is encoded by the coding sequence ATGCCGGCGCACACTGTTGAACAAGTGCCGACCAGCAAGCCCGTGTCGCCCGGCAACGTGCGGGCCGGGTTTGATGAGGAAGAGCAGGTGTCGCTCGCGCAGAGCATCGCGCAGAACGGCATCCTCGTGCCGCTGCTCGGCCACTACGAAGGGGACTCGATCGTCGTGGACGACGGGCATCGCCGGCTCGACGGCGCCCGGCGCGCCGGTCTTGCCACCGTGCCGATGCTGATCGCCGCGAAGGCCCCGACGCCGGCGGAGCGGGTGACGCTGCAACTGCTGGTCAATACGCAGCGGCAGGGCTTGAAAGTCACGGAACACGCTCGCGCACTGCACGAACTGATTCAAGCTACGGGCTGGTCGGCGGCAGAAGTCTCGCTGCGGCTCGGCCGGCCGTCGCCCGGCACCATCTCCAAGTTGCTGTCGCTGCTCGTCCTGCCGCGCGAAGTGCATGACCTGATCGACGCGGGGCGCATCCCGATGAGCAGCGCGTACCAGATAGTCACAGTGTCGGACGCGACGGAGCGTGAGCGGCTCATTCAGGCGGTGCTTGACGGCCGGCTGACGCGCGACCGGCTCGTGGCGGAGACCAAGGCCGTCAGGGCAGGCAGGCCCGTCTCGCGGGCGAACACACGGCCGCGGGCCGCGCGCGAGCGCGTCGTCATCAGGCTTGGGGAAGGCCGGTCGGTCGCCGTCTCCGCTCCGGCGCTCACGGTCGAGTCGGTCGTCGCCTGCTTCATCGACCTTGCCGAACAGATCAAACACGCCGGCGCCGACGGTCGGCCGCTGGCGGAGGCAGTCAAGTGCATCTCGACCAAGACCAAGTAG
- a CDS encoding putative type I restriction enzymeP M protein — protein MNNFSDKVQFIWSIADLLRGPYKPPQYGRVILPLTVLRRLDCVLAPTKDKVLSKAATLKGSKVENIEPILNRAAGQAFHNTSPLDFQKLKGEPDKIAANLTRYIKSFSPQARTILDYFGFETEIAKLDEANRLYMVIDRFAGVDLHPDRVPNIEMGYIFEELIRRFNEAANETAGDHFTPREVIRLMVNLLFEPDNDILTKKGILRTLLDPACGTGGMLSVADEYLRELNPDARLEAFGQDHNPESYAVCGSDMLIKGQNIEHIVFGSSFTKDGFARERFDYMLANPPFGVEWKPDADEIVREHETKGMDGRFGAGLPRINDGSLLFLQHMLSKMKPAKEGGTRIGIIFNGSPLFTGDAGSGESEIRRWILENDWLDAIVALPEQLFYNTGIFTYLWILTNRKRPERRGKVQLINAVNLYRKMRKSLNNKRNEIAAEHIDEITRLYGAFGDGTASKVFDVADFGYRKVTIERPLRLNFQASPERIERLREAKPFQSLATSKKKGKEAAAEIAAGKALQEAIIDALKTLEAGKVYKNRDAFGKDLAAATNDVKISAPIKKAIQSALSERDETADICRDKDGNPEPDADLRDYESVPLKEDIRAYFDREVRPHVPDAWINESVTDAKDGEIGKVGYELPLTRHFYVYQPPRELAAIEADITGLEKDIVRMLAEVTR, from the coding sequence ATGAACAACTTCAGCGACAAGGTGCAGTTCATTTGGAGCATCGCCGACTTGCTCCGCGGCCCGTACAAACCGCCGCAGTACGGCCGCGTCATTCTCCCCTTGACCGTGCTCCGCCGCCTGGATTGCGTGCTGGCGCCGACGAAGGACAAGGTGCTCTCCAAGGCCGCGACTCTGAAGGGGTCGAAGGTCGAGAACATCGAGCCGATCCTCAACCGGGCCGCGGGCCAGGCGTTCCACAACACCAGCCCGCTCGACTTCCAGAAGCTCAAGGGCGAGCCCGACAAGATCGCGGCGAACCTCACCCGCTACATCAAGAGCTTCTCGCCCCAGGCCAGGACCATCCTCGACTACTTCGGGTTTGAGACCGAAATCGCCAAGCTGGACGAGGCCAATCGCCTCTACATGGTCATCGACCGTTTCGCGGGCGTTGACCTTCATCCGGATCGTGTCCCGAACATCGAGATGGGCTACATCTTCGAGGAGCTCATTCGGCGGTTCAACGAAGCGGCCAACGAGACGGCGGGCGACCACTTCACGCCCCGCGAGGTGATCCGCCTGATGGTGAATCTCCTGTTCGAGCCCGACAACGACATCCTCACGAAGAAAGGCATTCTCAGGACGCTCCTGGACCCCGCGTGCGGCACCGGCGGCATGCTCTCGGTTGCCGACGAGTACCTCCGCGAGCTCAACCCCGATGCTCGCCTGGAGGCCTTCGGCCAGGACCACAACCCCGAGTCTTACGCCGTGTGCGGCTCGGACATGCTCATCAAGGGCCAGAACATCGAGCACATCGTCTTCGGGAGCAGCTTTACGAAGGACGGCTTCGCCCGAGAGCGCTTCGACTACATGCTCGCAAACCCGCCCTTCGGCGTGGAGTGGAAGCCCGACGCCGACGAGATCGTTAGAGAGCACGAGACCAAGGGCATGGACGGCCGCTTCGGGGCGGGCCTTCCCCGCATCAACGACGGTTCGCTCCTCTTCCTTCAGCACATGCTCTCAAAGATGAAGCCCGCCAAAGAGGGCGGCACCCGCATCGGGATCATCTTCAACGGATCGCCGCTCTTCACCGGAGACGCGGGATCAGGCGAGAGTGAAATCCGCCGATGGATTCTGGAGAACGACTGGCTCGATGCCATCGTGGCGCTTCCCGAGCAGCTCTTCTACAACACCGGCATCTTTACCTACCTCTGGATTCTCACCAACCGCAAGCGCCCCGAGCGACGCGGAAAGGTGCAGCTCATCAACGCGGTGAATCTCTACCGCAAGATGCGCAAGAGCCTCAACAACAAGCGGAACGAGATCGCGGCCGAGCACATCGACGAGATCACGCGGCTCTACGGCGCGTTCGGCGATGGAACCGCGTCCAAGGTGTTCGACGTCGCCGACTTCGGCTACCGGAAAGTCACGATCGAGCGGCCCCTCCGCCTCAACTTCCAGGCATCGCCCGAGCGCATCGAGCGGCTCCGCGAGGCCAAGCCGTTCCAATCGCTCGCCACGTCGAAGAAGAAGGGCAAGGAAGCGGCGGCCGAGATCGCGGCGGGCAAAGCGCTTCAAGAAGCGATCATCGACGCGCTGAAGACGCTCGAAGCGGGCAAGGTCTACAAGAACCGAGACGCCTTCGGGAAAGACCTCGCCGCAGCGACCAACGACGTAAAGATATCCGCGCCCATCAAGAAAGCGATCCAGTCCGCGCTCTCCGAACGCGATGAGACGGCCGACATTTGCCGGGACAAAGACGGCAACCCGGAGCCGGACGCCGACCTCCGCGACTACGAGAGCGTTCCCCTCAAAGAAGACATCCGCGCCTACTTCGACCGTGAAGTGCGGCCGCACGTTCCCGATGCCTGGATCAACGAGAGCGTGACGGACGCGAAGGATGGTGAGATCGGGAAGGTCGGCTACGAGCTCCCGCTCACGCGGCATTTCTACGTCTATCAGCCGCCGCGTGAACTTGCTGCGATCGAGGCCGACATCACCGGCTTGGAGAAGGACATCGTGCGGATGCTGGCTGAGGTAACGCGATGA
- the hin gene encoding DNA-invertase hin: MSAKGQRIGYVRVSSYDQNVERQLEGVDLDRVFTDRASGKDTERPEFMALVLYAREGDTIIVHSMDRLARNVDDLRRIVHEQTKRGVRVQFIKENLLFTGDDSPMANLMLTVLGAVAQFERDLIRERQREGIALAKQRGVYRGRKRALSSDRVQELRARAAGGEKKAWLAREFAISRQTLYQYLRESKPTEAACSTS, translated from the coding sequence GTGTCGGCGAAGGGGCAGCGGATCGGGTACGTCAGGGTCAGTTCGTACGACCAGAACGTGGAGCGTCAACTCGAAGGCGTGGACCTGGACCGCGTCTTCACCGACCGGGCCTCCGGAAAGGACACGGAGCGGCCGGAGTTCATGGCGCTCGTGTTGTATGCACGTGAAGGCGACACGATCATCGTTCACAGCATGGACCGCCTGGCCCGCAACGTGGACGACCTGCGGCGCATCGTGCATGAACAGACGAAGCGCGGCGTGCGCGTCCAGTTCATCAAGGAGAACCTGCTCTTCACCGGCGACGATTCGCCGATGGCGAACCTGATGCTGACCGTGCTCGGCGCGGTGGCGCAATTCGAGCGAGACCTCATCAGGGAACGCCAGCGCGAGGGCATCGCTCTGGCTAAGCAGCGCGGCGTCTACCGGGGACGAAAGCGGGCACTCTCGTCAGATCGGGTGCAGGAACTTCGCGCCCGCGCCGCCGGCGGCGAGAAGAAAGCCTGGCTCGCCCGCGAGTTCGCGATCAGCCGGCAAACGCTCTACCAGTATCTCCGCGAATCCAAACCTACGGAAGCCGCATGTTCGACCTCCTGA
- a CDS encoding AAA-like domain protein, translating to MLGLFRKREPLVRQPSDLLALPLLHWSREDAWTLRDAVEGTLILGTTGSGKTSGSGRLMARTMLSCGFGGLVLTAKADERALWEGYCRDTGRLDDLLVFGPTEAQRFNFLDHEMSRKGSGAGLTENVVNLLSTVLEIAERQSTGGGGRDDEGYWKRALRQLCRNVVDLLALARGRVSVPDLYRVVVSAPTSLEQVCSDGWKQGSECFRWLTQADKRPKTPRERADFEIVADYWLREFPALSDRTRSVIVSTFTSLVDVLNRGMLRELFCGDTTVTPEAVQDGKIILIDLPVKEFGEIGQFAQVLWKYAFQRSIERRNVQQNPRPAFLWADEAQHFLTSYDFQFQATCRSAWVATVLLSQNYSNFVAALGGNEKGRVETDSLLANLNTKVFHGNSDPVTNEWASRLIGRTLQYRASGNHSHPSDDQMTAMLGLDWARENGTTSGGFSEVMEAEVEPREFTRLRTGGPPDWIVDGIVFQNGRVFKASGRSWLPVPFNQKA from the coding sequence ATGCTCGGACTCTTCAGGAAACGCGAACCGCTCGTGCGCCAGCCCTCTGACCTGCTTGCGCTGCCGCTGCTTCACTGGTCCCGCGAGGACGCCTGGACGTTGCGCGACGCCGTGGAGGGCACGCTCATCCTCGGCACGACCGGCTCCGGTAAGACGAGCGGCTCCGGTCGGCTCATGGCCCGGACGATGCTCTCATGCGGCTTCGGCGGCCTGGTGCTCACCGCCAAGGCGGACGAGCGAGCCTTGTGGGAGGGCTACTGCCGGGATACGGGACGCCTCGACGACCTCCTGGTCTTCGGCCCGACCGAAGCGCAGCGCTTCAACTTCCTGGACCACGAAATGAGCCGCAAGGGCAGCGGCGCTGGACTCACCGAGAACGTTGTCAATCTGCTCTCCACGGTGCTGGAGATCGCGGAGCGGCAATCGACCGGCGGGGGCGGTCGTGACGATGAGGGATACTGGAAGCGGGCGCTGCGCCAGCTCTGCCGCAACGTCGTGGACCTGCTGGCTCTGGCACGCGGTCGCGTCTCTGTTCCCGATCTCTACCGGGTGGTCGTCTCTGCGCCGACTTCGCTTGAGCAGGTCTGTTCGGACGGATGGAAGCAGGGTTCGGAATGCTTTCGCTGGCTGACCCAAGCCGACAAGCGACCCAAGACGCCGCGCGAACGCGCGGATTTCGAGATCGTCGCCGACTACTGGCTGCGGGAGTTCCCGGCCCTCAGCGACAGGACGCGCAGCGTCATCGTGTCCACGTTCACGTCGCTGGTGGACGTGCTGAACCGCGGGATGCTGCGCGAGCTGTTCTGCGGCGACACGACCGTCACGCCGGAGGCGGTGCAGGACGGAAAGATCATCCTGATCGACCTGCCGGTCAAGGAGTTCGGCGAGATCGGCCAGTTCGCACAGGTGCTCTGGAAGTACGCCTTCCAGCGCTCCATCGAGCGGCGGAATGTGCAGCAGAATCCAAGGCCCGCGTTCCTGTGGGCCGACGAAGCCCAGCACTTCCTTACCAGCTATGACTTTCAGTTCCAGGCCACCTGCCGGTCGGCATGGGTAGCGACCGTGCTGCTCAGCCAGAACTACAGCAACTTCGTCGCCGCCCTCGGCGGCAATGAGAAAGGCCGTGTCGAGACCGACTCGCTGCTGGCCAACCTCAACACGAAGGTCTTCCACGGCAACAGTGACCCCGTCACGAACGAGTGGGCCTCGCGCCTCATCGGACGCACGTTGCAGTACCGGGCGAGCGGCAACCACTCGCACCCCTCTGACGACCAGATGACCGCGATGCTCGGCCTCGACTGGGCGCGTGAGAACGGCACGACAAGCGGCGGTTTCTCGGAGGTCATGGAGGCAGAAGTGGAGCCGCGGGAGTTCACC
- a CDS encoding helix-turn-helix protein, producing the protein MCDMLRRMRTDAGLTQRDLAVRLKMHNTMVHRSEIGDRRIDPVEFAAWCRACGIDPGDAVREL; encoded by the coding sequence ATGTGCGACATGCTGCGCCGGATGCGAACAGACGCCGGACTGACACAGCGCGACTTGGCCGTGCGGCTCAAGATGCACAACACGATGGTCCATCGTTCCGAGATCGGCGACCGGCGGATCGACCCGGTTGAGTTTGCCGCGTGGTGCCGGGCCTGTGGGATTGACCCCGGCGATGCCGTCCGCGAACTCTGA
- the traI_2 gene encoding Multifunctional conjugation protein TraI — protein MLRITQNSAPEGAKSYYTTSDYYTEGQELVGLWRGEGAARLGLSGDVRKEDWDALCDNRNPATGDVLTPRRKTDRRVGYDFNFHVPKSVSILYGLTRDDRILEAFRESVDATMQDMEAEMQTRVRIGGKNADRATGNMAWGEFVHFTARPVNGVPDPHLHAHCFVFNTTWDAEESRWKAGQFAGIKRDAPFFEAVFHSRLARRLEELGLPVERTKRGWELRGVPMSAIQKFSRRTALIEDAARERGITHPDAKGALGATTRERKQKDLTLDELREQWTSRLTPEELAALSGVKSRLGGEGIAEDDRIAGDAMSRAVGHCFERASVVPERKVLAEALKRSVGAASPDTMSRTLGGQGLVFGERDGRRLVTTDTVLGEERRMIDFARTGRGSCRRLEQTPHTFSREWLNAGQKQAVEHVLGSPDRVIVVRGVAGTGKTTMMQEAVETIEANGRRVFTFAPSADASRGVLRSEGFADSDTVARLLKDERMQADIRGQVIWIDEAGLLGTRTMAQVFDLAERLDARVILSGDRRQHGSVERGAALRLLEERAGLKSAEIREIQRQRGDYKDAVRELSEGRTEDGFRRLDELGWIRDVPETDRYKALAADYVDTLAEGKSALVVSPTHLEGEWITDEIRARLKQAGKLGSGERTFFTLENTNFTEAERSDAVNYSIGDVIVFHQNAKGYRKGQRLVVGEVPLPLDQSGRFQVFRPGVLPVAPGDLLRITRNGMTADGEHRLNNGGLYTVKSFTPNGDIRLTNGWTVASDYGHLAHGYVVTSHASQGKTVDRVFIGQSSDSFSASSREQFYVSVSRGREQATVYTDDKEALLEAVSRSDERLTATELLTGRDLRHRGAALQRQEQLATAMQATGMHREDRGLKHDR, from the coding sequence ATGCTCCGCATCACGCAGAACAGCGCACCCGAAGGGGCAAAGAGCTACTACACGACCTCCGACTACTACACGGAGGGGCAGGAGCTTGTCGGCCTGTGGCGCGGCGAGGGCGCTGCCCGGCTCGGCCTGAGCGGCGATGTCCGCAAGGAGGACTGGGACGCGCTCTGTGACAACCGCAATCCAGCCACCGGCGATGTGCTGACGCCGCGGCGCAAGACGGATCGCCGCGTCGGATACGACTTCAACTTCCACGTCCCCAAGAGCGTCTCGATTCTCTACGGCCTGACGCGCGATGATCGCATTCTCGAGGCGTTCCGCGAGTCGGTGGACGCGACGATGCAGGACATGGAAGCGGAAATGCAGACCCGCGTCCGCATCGGCGGCAAGAACGCCGATCGCGCGACCGGCAACATGGCGTGGGGCGAGTTTGTTCACTTCACGGCCCGGCCTGTGAACGGTGTACCCGACCCGCACCTGCACGCGCACTGCTTCGTGTTCAACACGACTTGGGACGCGGAGGAATCCCGCTGGAAGGCGGGCCAGTTCGCCGGGATCAAGCGCGACGCACCTTTCTTCGAGGCCGTGTTTCACTCGCGCCTGGCCCGGCGACTCGAGGAACTCGGACTGCCGGTCGAACGCACGAAACGCGGTTGGGAACTCCGCGGCGTGCCGATGTCGGCGATTCAGAAGTTCTCGCGCCGCACGGCGCTGATAGAGGATGCCGCGCGGGAGAGGGGGATCACACACCCGGATGCGAAGGGCGCGCTCGGCGCCACGACGCGCGAGCGCAAGCAGAAAGACCTGACGCTTGACGAACTGCGTGAGCAGTGGACCTCGCGCCTCACGCCGGAGGAACTCGCCGCGTTGAGCGGCGTGAAGTCACGGCTCGGCGGAGAGGGCATCGCGGAGGATGACCGGATTGCTGGCGACGCGATGTCGCGGGCGGTGGGTCACTGCTTCGAGCGTGCATCGGTCGTCCCGGAGCGCAAGGTGCTGGCGGAGGCGCTTAAACGCTCTGTGGGCGCTGCCTCGCCGGATACCATGAGCCGGACGCTCGGCGGGCAGGGGCTTGTCTTCGGGGAGCGGGACGGCCGCAGGCTCGTCACGACGGATACGGTGCTCGGCGAAGAGCGCCGCATGATCGACTTCGCCCGGACCGGCCGCGGCTCGTGCAGGCGGTTGGAACAGACGCCGCACACGTTCAGTCGCGAATGGCTCAACGCGGGGCAGAAGCAGGCGGTGGAGCATGTGCTCGGCTCGCCGGACCGCGTCATTGTGGTCCGGGGAGTCGCCGGCACCGGCAAGACAACGATGATGCAGGAGGCCGTCGAGACAATCGAGGCGAACGGCCGGCGCGTCTTTACGTTCGCGCCCTCGGCCGATGCGAGCCGCGGTGTTCTCCGTTCTGAAGGGTTTGCCGATTCCGACACCGTGGCACGGCTGCTCAAGGATGAGCGGATGCAGGCCGATATCCGCGGGCAGGTCATCTGGATTGACGAAGCCGGCCTGCTTGGCACGCGGACGATGGCGCAAGTCTTCGACCTGGCGGAGAGACTCGACGCCCGCGTCATTCTCTCCGGCGACCGGCGGCAACACGGTTCGGTGGAACGCGGGGCGGCGTTGCGGCTGCTCGAAGAGCGGGCCGGGCTGAAGTCGGCGGAGATCCGGGAGATTCAGCGGCAGCGCGGCGACTACAAGGACGCCGTGCGGGAGTTATCCGAAGGTCGGACGGAAGACGGGTTCCGGCGGCTGGACGAACTGGGCTGGATCAGGGATGTGCCGGAGACGGATCGGTACAAGGCGCTGGCGGCGGACTATGTGGACACGCTCGCCGAAGGTAAGTCGGCGCTGGTGGTGTCGCCTACGCACTTGGAGGGAGAGTGGATCACCGACGAAATCCGCGCTCGGCTCAAGCAGGCAGGAAAGCTCGGCAGCGGCGAACGCACCTTCTTCACGCTGGAGAACACCAACTTCACGGAGGCGGAGCGTTCCGACGCGGTGAACTACAGCATCGGCGACGTGATCGTGTTCCACCAGAATGCGAAGGGATACCGGAAGGGACAGCGCCTCGTCGTTGGCGAGGTGCCGCTGCCGCTCGACCAGTCGGGCAGATTCCAGGTGTTCCGCCCGGGCGTACTGCCGGTCGCGCCCGGCGACCTGCTGCGGATCACGCGCAACGGCATGACCGCCGATGGCGAGCATCGGCTCAACAACGGCGGGCTCTACACGGTCAAGAGCTTCACACCCAATGGAGACATCCGGCTCACGAACGGCTGGACGGTCGCGTCCGATTACGGTCACCTGGCTCATGGCTACGTCGTGACTTCGCACGCCTCACAGGGAAAGACGGTGGACCGCGTGTTCATCGGCCAGTCTTCAGACTCGTTCTCAGCGTCCTCGCGCGAGCAGTTCTACGTCAGTGTGAGCAGAGGTCGCGAGCAGGCGACCGTATACACCGATGACAAAGAAGCACTGCTGGAGGCGGTCAGCCGGTCGGATGAGCGGCTCACGGCGACGGAACTACTGACAGGACGCGACTTGCGTCATCGCGGGGCCGCCTTGCAGAGACAGGAGCAGTTGGCGACGGCAATGCAGGCTACCGGCATGCACCGGGAAGATCGAGGGCTGAAACATGACCGATAG